A genomic region of Rheinheimera sp. MMS21-TC3 contains the following coding sequences:
- a CDS encoding FAD-dependent monooxygenase, protein MRNTDITIVGAGSAGLTLALLLAPLNLNIVVLEQGKAPDISPVNYQRVSALNLASKRLLSHLGAWPAIAKTAAAYQDMQVWDSDSFAKIAFNAETEQVEALGWICDNEQIRQALYQQLKQHNNVSCQFNCVINSLVQSDREVLINFNQQQLLLSRLVVGADGINSLVRKAAQLPQMHSHYNQHALVATIKTELPHQATARQVFLPGGPLALLPLADPHLCSIVWSVPSADVPAKLALAENEFNQALSAASQSVLGVLSLQSPVRNFELQMRYASQWLEQRIVLVADAAHSVHPLAGQGMNLGLMDVAALAQLIEQQLQAGKDITELRMLRQYERWRKAEAVNLIAAMEAFNRTFSNKNPLLKLIRAIGMNTVDKAPWLKKQIMAAALGNSGDLPELAKP, encoded by the coding sequence ATGCGAAACACAGACATTACTATTGTTGGCGCGGGTAGTGCTGGCTTAACCTTAGCACTACTTTTAGCACCGCTTAATTTAAATATAGTCGTCTTAGAGCAAGGCAAGGCTCCTGACATTAGCCCAGTTAACTATCAGCGGGTCAGTGCATTAAATTTAGCCTCTAAGCGGTTATTAAGCCATTTAGGTGCTTGGCCTGCTATAGCTAAAACCGCAGCGGCTTATCAGGATATGCAAGTCTGGGATAGCGATAGTTTTGCCAAAATAGCTTTTAATGCCGAAACCGAACAAGTGGAAGCTTTAGGCTGGATTTGCGATAACGAACAAATTCGTCAAGCGTTATATCAGCAACTTAAGCAGCATAACAATGTAAGTTGTCAGTTTAATTGCGTTATTAATAGCCTAGTGCAAAGCGATCGCGAAGTGTTAATAAACTTTAATCAGCAGCAGCTACTATTAAGTCGCTTAGTAGTTGGCGCTGATGGCATTAATTCTTTAGTGCGCAAAGCAGCACAACTACCGCAAATGCATAGTCATTATAATCAACATGCCTTAGTGGCCACTATTAAAACTGAGTTGCCGCATCAGGCAACAGCTCGGCAAGTATTCTTACCCGGTGGCCCTTTAGCCCTGCTGCCCTTAGCCGATCCACATTTATGTTCTATTGTTTGGTCAGTCCCCTCGGCTGATGTACCGGCTAAATTAGCATTAGCTGAAAATGAATTTAACCAAGCGCTTAGCGCGGCAAGCCAGTCAGTGCTTGGGGTGTTAAGCCTGCAAAGCCCAGTGCGTAATTTTGAATTGCAAATGCGTTATGCTAGCCAATGGCTTGAACAACGTATTGTGTTGGTAGCAGACGCAGCGCACAGTGTTCACCCTTTAGCAGGCCAGGGCATGAACTTAGGCTTAATGGATGTTGCCGCATTAGCCCAGCTAATTGAACAGCAATTACAAGCTGGTAAAGATATCACTGAGCTGCGTATGCTGCGTCAATATGAGCGCTGGCGTAAAGCTGAGGCAGTAAATTTAATTGCCGCCATGGAAGCGTTTAATCGCACCTTTAGTAATAAAAACCCTTTACTTAAACTTATCAGAGCCATTGGTATGAATACAGTTGATAAAGCACCTTGGTTAAAAAAACAGATTATGGCTGCAGCTCTTGGCAATAGTGGTGATTTACCTGAACTGGCTAAACCTTAG
- the ubiH gene encoding 2-octaprenyl-6-methoxyphenyl hydroxylase, producing MTAKSFDVVIAGGGMAGTTLAWALTQTNPKLSIAIVEKQAVLQAATKSERCNQASFDSRSIALAAASVELLQQWQLWPELVANACPIKHVKVSDRGHFGKVSLQHQDYQQPALGYVLEVEHLGNLLLTKLKHCQQVTWFDANSIAHITPRQDHQELELHGGQHIQAKLLVIAEGGSSPSRALAGITMPQQHYGQSAVIANLALAKNHNFSAYERFTEHGPIALLPLTKQRYSLVYTTTSMQAERLMQLSETEFLSQMQQAFGYRAGVFSGAGQRAIYPLSLGIADSIIRHRLALLGNSLHNLHPIAGQGFNLALRDIEQLVKLLSVAEDAGSYSLLRAYQQARQTDISQVAFATDALVRIFSNRSRLLALARNMGLLALLMCKPLKTPLARHAMGYRR from the coding sequence ATGACAGCTAAGAGCTTTGATGTTGTTATTGCTGGCGGTGGTATGGCTGGTACTACTTTAGCTTGGGCACTAACTCAAACTAATCCTAAACTGAGTATAGCGATAGTTGAAAAGCAAGCTGTGCTGCAGGCGGCAACTAAATCAGAGCGCTGCAATCAAGCTAGTTTTGATAGCCGCAGTATAGCTTTAGCAGCGGCCAGTGTTGAGTTATTGCAACAATGGCAGCTTTGGCCTGAATTAGTAGCAAATGCCTGCCCTATTAAGCATGTAAAAGTGTCTGATCGAGGCCATTTTGGTAAAGTTAGTTTACAGCATCAAGATTATCAGCAACCCGCCTTAGGCTATGTGCTTGAAGTTGAACATTTAGGCAACTTATTGCTGACTAAGCTTAAGCATTGCCAGCAAGTTACTTGGTTTGACGCTAACTCTATCGCCCACATTACGCCAAGGCAGGACCATCAAGAATTAGAGTTGCACGGTGGCCAACACATTCAGGCTAAGTTGCTGGTAATAGCTGAAGGTGGTTCATCGCCAAGTCGTGCTTTAGCCGGAATAACCATGCCCCAGCAACACTATGGCCAAAGTGCGGTTATTGCTAATTTAGCTTTAGCCAAAAATCATAATTTTAGCGCTTATGAGCGCTTTACAGAACATGGCCCTATTGCCTTATTGCCGTTAACCAAACAGCGATATTCATTGGTTTATACTACAACTTCAATGCAAGCAGAGCGCTTGATGCAGCTATCTGAAACAGAATTTTTAAGCCAAATGCAGCAAGCTTTTGGCTATAGAGCTGGGGTCTTTAGTGGTGCAGGGCAACGTGCTATCTATCCGTTAAGTTTAGGTATAGCAGACTCTATTATACGGCATCGTTTAGCTTTGCTTGGTAATAGTTTACATAATTTACACCCTATAGCCGGCCAGGGTTTTAATTTAGCGCTGCGAGATATTGAACAATTAGTTAAGTTATTAAGCGTGGCTGAGGATGCTGGCAGCTATTCGTTGTTACGTGCTTATCAGCAAGCACGACAAACTGATATTAGCCAAGTGGCATTTGCTACCGATGCACTGGTCAGAATATTCTCTAACCGTTCACGATTATTAGCTTTGGCACGTAATATGGGGTTATTGGCATTATTAATGTGTAAGCCATTAAAAACGCCACTTGCTAGGCATGCTATGGGGTATAGACGTTAA
- a CDS encoding UPF0149 family protein, translating to MSEQSKLTYDQWSNLLDQAGVMAAMAEVHGLISGLLSAGVKPEPEQILPILSDFLNDGQALPVSLQKQVEQLIQATAADLNQADFSFSLVLPTDDDSLAERLEAMVEWAQAFLVGFAVQQTDLSLLPADVREAIEQLSEVTRIDIHACDDTNDEENEESYFLVLEHIKIMVLNCHAEVGQKFSSLAASNKTVH from the coding sequence ATGAGCGAGCAATCTAAATTGACTTATGATCAATGGTCTAATTTGTTAGATCAAGCCGGTGTTATGGCGGCTATGGCCGAAGTGCATGGTTTAATTTCTGGGTTATTAAGTGCAGGTGTTAAGCCTGAGCCAGAGCAAATCCTCCCTATATTATCCGACTTTTTAAATGATGGCCAAGCCTTACCTGTTTCATTACAAAAGCAGGTGGAACAACTTATTCAAGCGACTGCAGCCGATTTAAATCAAGCTGATTTTAGCTTTAGTTTAGTCTTGCCTACAGATGATGACAGTTTAGCCGAGCGACTAGAGGCTATGGTGGAATGGGCGCAAGCTTTTTTAGTTGGCTTTGCTGTGCAGCAAACAGATTTATCGCTATTACCAGCTGACGTACGTGAAGCTATTGAGCAATTGTCTGAAGTGACTCGGATTGATATCCATGCCTGTGATGATACTAATGATGAAGAAAATGAAGAGTCTTACTTTTTAGTATTAGAGCATATTAAGATCATGGTATTAAATTGCCATGCCGAGGTAGGACAAAAATTTAGCAGTTTAGCTGCTAGCAATAAAACAGTGCATTAA
- a CDS encoding 5-formyltetrahydrofolate cyclo-ligase, producing the protein MTSRSQIRQQIRLARQQLTTVQQQVAASKLVEQVSKLAQFSTSQHIALYLTNDGELDTSLLIQALWQLNKNVYIPVLHPFAAGYLLFIRYDQNTPLSINKFGIKQPLLECHNIIPVAELDIIFTPLVAFDQQGNRLGMGGGFYDRTLSQLPDSYRCRFIGLAHSCQQVPVLPVASWDIPLQTIVTPNRVWQFNELIP; encoded by the coding sequence ATGACCTCACGCAGCCAAATTAGACAACAAATTCGCTTAGCACGTCAGCAATTAACTACTGTGCAGCAGCAGGTTGCAGCCAGTAAACTTGTTGAGCAAGTAAGTAAATTAGCTCAATTTAGTACTAGCCAACATATTGCCTTATATTTAACCAATGATGGTGAACTAGACACTTCTTTGCTTATACAAGCGCTTTGGCAGTTAAATAAAAATGTCTATATCCCTGTACTACACCCCTTTGCTGCGGGCTATCTGCTTTTTATTCGCTACGACCAAAATACCCCTCTTAGTATAAATAAATTTGGCATTAAACAGCCTTTGCTAGAGTGCCATAATATTATTCCAGTAGCAGAACTAGATATAATTTTTACGCCTTTAGTCGCCTTTGATCAACAAGGTAATCGCTTAGGTATGGGGGGTGGTTTTTATGATCGGACACTAAGCCAGTTACCTGACAGCTACCGCTGTCGTTTTATTGGTTTAGCTCATAGCTGCCAGCAAGTGCCTGTCTTACCTGTCGCCAGCTGGGATATTCCGCTGCAGACTATAGTTACCCCCAATAGAGTTTGGCAATTTAATGAGTTAATACCTTAG
- the rpiA gene encoding ribose-5-phosphate isomerase RpiA, translated as MTQDEMKKQAAWAALEFIPHNTIVGVGTGSTVNHFIDALASIKQHIKGAVSSSVQSTAKLEALGIPVFDLNNIDSFSVYIDGADEINPLKHMVKGGGAALTREKIVAAVAERFICIVDSSKQVATLGQFPLPVEVVPMALAYVQRQLNKLGGKAILRKNVITDNGNVILDVHGLQITDPLALEFTINNIVGVVSNGIFAHRAANTVLIGTATGTTIIN; from the coding sequence ATGACGCAAGATGAAATGAAGAAGCAAGCTGCATGGGCAGCATTAGAGTTTATTCCACATAACACTATTGTAGGTGTGGGTACTGGCTCAACCGTAAATCATTTTATTGATGCCCTAGCCAGTATTAAACAGCATATTAAAGGCGCAGTTTCTAGTTCTGTTCAATCGACCGCTAAACTAGAAGCCTTAGGGATCCCCGTTTTTGATTTAAACAATATTGATAGCTTTAGCGTTTATATTGATGGGGCCGATGAAATAAACCCACTTAAACACATGGTTAAAGGTGGTGGTGCAGCATTAACCCGTGAAAAAATTGTTGCAGCTGTTGCTGAGCGTTTTATTTGTATTGTTGATAGCAGCAAACAAGTAGCCACTTTAGGTCAATTCCCGCTACCTGTTGAAGTAGTCCCTATGGCGCTAGCTTATGTGCAACGGCAACTTAATAAACTAGGTGGTAAGGCTATATTACGCAAAAATGTTATTACTGATAATGGTAATGTCATTTTAGATGTCCACGGTTTACAGATTACTGATCCTTTGGCATTAGAATTTACCATTAATAATATTGTTGGCGTAGTCAGTAACGGTATCTTTGCCCACCGTGCTGCTAATACAGTATTAATAGGCACTGCTACTGGCACCACTATTATTAATTAA
- the serA gene encoding phosphoglycerate dehydrogenase: protein MGNFSLAKDKIKILLLEGLHQSAVQSFKELGYSNIEYVKTSLAEDELIERIKDVHFIGIRSRTQLTEKVLVAANKLIAIGCFCIGTNQVDLQAALLRGIPVFNAPFSNTRSVAELVLGQIIMLLRGIPQRNAAAHRGEWLKTANGSFEARGKTLGIIGYGHIGTQLSIMAENIGMRVQFYDIEAKLILGNAHQVSLSELLKTSDVVTLHVPETAQTKNMISTSELELMKQGSILINASRGTVVDLEALAEAIQSKKVAGAAIDVFPIEPTGNDEEFISPLRQFDNVILTPHIGGSTQEAQENIGLEVAGKLIKYSDNGSTLSAVNFPEVSLPAHQGRSRLLHIHINQPGVLTKINETFTKHNINIAGQYLQTNADIGYVVIDIDSNDVELALNELRSIPGTLRARVLH from the coding sequence ATGGGAAACTTTTCACTGGCCAAAGATAAAATTAAAATATTATTACTTGAAGGCCTTCATCAAAGTGCGGTGCAAAGCTTTAAAGAACTTGGTTATAGCAATATTGAATATGTAAAAACTTCATTAGCGGAAGACGAGTTAATAGAGCGGATAAAAGATGTCCATTTTATTGGTATTCGCTCACGCACTCAATTAACCGAAAAGGTATTAGTTGCTGCTAATAAACTCATTGCCATTGGTTGTTTTTGTATTGGCACTAACCAAGTTGATTTGCAAGCAGCTTTATTACGCGGTATCCCGGTATTTAATGCACCATTTTCTAACACCCGCTCGGTTGCAGAGTTAGTGCTGGGGCAAATTATTATGTTACTACGCGGGATCCCTCAACGAAATGCCGCAGCACACCGCGGTGAGTGGTTAAAAACGGCTAATGGCTCTTTTGAAGCTCGAGGTAAAACCTTAGGCATTATTGGTTATGGCCATATTGGTACTCAACTTAGCATCATGGCCGAAAACATTGGTATGCGAGTACAGTTTTATGATATTGAAGCCAAATTAATACTAGGTAATGCTCATCAAGTTAGCTTAAGTGAGCTGTTAAAAACCTCAGATGTCGTTACTTTACATGTGCCTGAAACAGCACAAACCAAAAATATGATAAGTACCTCTGAGCTAGAATTGATGAAGCAAGGCAGTATTTTAATTAATGCTTCTCGCGGCACAGTAGTCGATTTAGAGGCTTTAGCCGAGGCAATACAAAGTAAGAAAGTAGCCGGAGCCGCTATAGATGTATTCCCGATAGAACCAACCGGCAACGATGAAGAATTTATTTCACCGTTAAGACAATTTGATAATGTTATTTTAACCCCTCACATTGGTGGCTCCACTCAAGAGGCACAAGAGAATATAGGGCTTGAAGTGGCAGGTAAGTTAATAAAGTATAGCGATAACGGCTCTACCCTATCTGCGGTTAACTTCCCTGAAGTATCTTTACCAGCGCACCAAGGTCGCTCACGCTTGCTACATATCCATATCAATCAGCCAGGTGTGCTAACCAAAATTAATGAAACTTTTACTAAGCATAATATTAATATTGCCGGCCAATACTTACAAACCAATGCGGATATAGGTTATGTAGTAATAGATATTGATTCTAACGACGTAGAGTTAGCGTTAAATGAACTACGAAGTATTCCTGGGACATTAAGAGCTAGGGTTTTACATTAA
- a CDS encoding YdiY family protein codes for MHFLTYAACFFVGFSFLSVQASETDALPDGEDLLQPFDFFGTVTGDVELGYLYTSGNTDSFAIRLNSELVHDLEYFRNKYHLQGLIQKNNDLDIESGEKRRKTTANSYGFSGQSNYKIVTGRQTIFGRGAYFHNKFGAFTEQASLVIGYGNRLYEKQASYFDLETGPGYGHQLSSKGVSNTGLLWYLSANLDYAFNETSKFRQTLEGSISLSGENSVFLSRSSITTKLIDKLSMRLSYVVKYNSRPEGNLKGLETETSSSIVYTF; via the coding sequence ATGCACTTTTTAACATATGCAGCCTGTTTTTTTGTAGGCTTTAGTTTTTTATCAGTACAAGCTTCAGAGACAGATGCTTTACCTGATGGCGAAGACTTACTTCAGCCATTCGACTTCTTTGGTACTGTTACTGGAGATGTTGAGTTGGGCTATTTATATACGTCAGGTAATACCGACTCCTTTGCTATTCGTCTTAACAGTGAGTTAGTGCATGATTTAGAGTACTTTAGAAATAAGTATCATTTGCAGGGATTGATTCAAAAAAATAATGATTTAGATATTGAAAGTGGTGAAAAAAGGCGAAAAACGACAGCGAATAGTTATGGTTTTTCAGGCCAAAGTAACTATAAAATAGTGACAGGTAGGCAAACTATATTTGGCCGGGGTGCCTATTTTCATAATAAGTTTGGTGCTTTTACTGAACAAGCATCGCTAGTTATAGGCTATGGTAATAGACTATATGAAAAACAAGCCAGTTACTTTGACTTAGAAACGGGCCCTGGCTATGGCCATCAACTCTCATCTAAAGGTGTAAGCAACACAGGTCTTTTGTGGTACCTATCGGCTAATTTGGATTATGCCTTTAATGAAACTAGTAAGTTTAGGCAAACTCTAGAAGGCTCTATATCATTAAGTGGCGAAAACTCGGTATTTTTAAGTCGAAGTAGTATTACGACAAAACTTATTGATAAATTATCGATGCGTTTAAGTTATGTGGTTAAATATAACTCACGACCTGAAGGTAATTTAAAAGGCTTAGAGACAGAAACATCCTCTTCTATTGTTTATACTTTTTAG
- the gltX gene encoding glutamate--tRNA ligase, whose protein sequence is MSLVTRFAPSPTGYLHVGGARTALFSWLYARKNQGKFILRIEDTDLERSTQESVDAILEGMAWLGLDHDSGPFYQTQRFDLYKEVVAQLLASGHAYKCFCTIEEVDAMREAQSAAGEKPRYNGMWRDRTDHPTDKPYVIRFKNPQQGVVVIDDMIKGKIEIANAELDDLIIARSDGTPTYNLTVVVDDWKMGITHVIRGDDHINNTPRQMNILAALGAQIPKYAHVPMILGDDGKRLSKRHGAVGVMQYRDNGFLPEALLNYLVRLGWSHGDQEIFSKEELIEKFDLSDCNRSASAFNTDKLIWLNQHYMKTMPAEQVVEHLQWHLSQQQLDTSTGPALTDLVAAQAERVKTLKEMVEVSRYFYEDFAEFDADAAKKHLRPVALEPLQAVAAKLAELTDWNQASLHQAINETAETLGVGMGKIGMPLRVAVTGGGNSPALDLTLSMIGKTRSLTRLQQAIAYVEQRIAETNA, encoded by the coding sequence ATGTCTTTAGTAACTCGTTTCGCGCCTAGCCCTACAGGCTATTTGCATGTTGGTGGTGCTCGTACTGCATTATTTAGCTGGCTTTATGCTCGCAAAAATCAAGGTAAATTTATTTTACGGATTGAAGATACCGATTTAGAGCGCTCTACCCAGGAGTCGGTAGATGCTATTTTAGAAGGTATGGCATGGTTAGGTTTAGACCATGATTCAGGTCCGTTCTATCAAACCCAACGTTTTGATTTATATAAAGAGGTGGTAGCTCAGCTTTTAGCATCAGGCCATGCTTATAAGTGCTTTTGTACTATTGAAGAAGTAGATGCTATGCGTGAAGCGCAAAGTGCTGCAGGTGAAAAGCCTCGTTATAACGGCATGTGGCGCGATCGCACAGATCACCCAACCGATAAACCTTATGTAATTCGGTTTAAAAATCCGCAGCAGGGTGTGGTGGTGATTGATGACATGATTAAAGGCAAAATTGAAATTGCTAATGCCGAATTAGATGATTTAATTATTGCCCGTAGTGATGGCACACCAACCTACAATTTAACGGTAGTAGTTGATGATTGGAAAATGGGTATTACCCATGTTATTCGTGGTGATGATCATATTAATAATACACCTAGGCAGATGAATATCTTAGCTGCTTTAGGTGCTCAGATCCCTAAATATGCCCACGTACCAATGATTTTAGGTGATGATGGTAAACGTTTATCTAAACGTCATGGTGCGGTTGGCGTTATGCAATATCGTGATAACGGCTTTTTACCAGAAGCGCTATTAAACTATTTAGTGCGTTTAGGCTGGTCACATGGTGATCAAGAAATATTTAGTAAAGAAGAACTGATAGAAAAGTTCGATTTAAGTGATTGTAATCGTTCAGCCTCTGCATTTAATACTGATAAATTAATTTGGTTAAACCAGCATTATATGAAAACCATGCCAGCAGAGCAGGTTGTTGAGCATTTACAGTGGCATCTTAGCCAGCAGCAGTTAGATACTAGCACGGGACCAGCATTAACAGACTTAGTAGCGGCACAAGCAGAAAGAGTGAAAACCTTAAAAGAAATGGTTGAAGTTAGTCGCTACTTTTACGAAGACTTTGCTGAGTTTGATGCTGATGCAGCAAAAAAACATTTACGGCCAGTTGCTTTAGAGCCTTTACAAGCAGTTGCAGCTAAACTGGCTGAGTTAACTGATTGGAACCAAGCTAGTTTACACCAAGCCATTAACGAAACGGCAGAAACCCTAGGTGTAGGCATGGGTAAAATTGGTATGCCATTACGGGTTGCTGTAACAGGTGGAGGCAATTCACCGGCGTTAGATCTAACCTTAAGCATGATTGGTAAAACGCGTAGTTTAACTCGCTTGCAACAAGCTATTGCCTATGTAGAGCAACGTATTGCTGAAACTAACGCTTAG